The following proteins are encoded in a genomic region of Zea mays cultivar B73 chromosome 9, Zm-B73-REFERENCE-NAM-5.0, whole genome shotgun sequence:
- the LOC100281629 gene encoding Tobamovirus multiplication protein 2B-like (The RefSeq protein has 1 substitution compared to this genomic sequence), with amino-acid sequence MAATAGGGGGGGAKAAVTEQIAQAVRSTSNLLQLMEQSSPAQVHLAKLPKNLLEKASFAKNTKHVLHQLPQVISSLDAYMDRSLQSASQIKTVTQLLSNMENTQLRYMLPSSQKKKDQKSTEP; translated from the exons ATGGCTGCGAcggccggcggtggcggtggtggaggggcTAAGGCGGCAGTGACCGAGCAGATAGCACAAGCAGTGCGGTCCACCTCCAACCTCCTCCAGCTGATGGAGCAGTCCTCCCCCGCTCAG GTTCATTTGGCAAAACTACCGAAGAACCTGCTGGAAAAAGCATCCTttgcaaagaacacagagcat GTGCTGCACCAGCTACCTCAAGTAATATCATCCTTGGATGCTTATATGGACAGGAGTTTGCAAAG TGCCTCTCAAATTAAGACTGTTACACAGCTCTTGTCAAACATGGAGAACACTCAGCTGAGGTACATGTTGCCTTCCTCTCAAAAGAAGAAAGATCAAAAGAGTACTGAACCTTAA
- the LOC100281629 gene encoding tobamovirus multiplication protein 2B-like isoform X1, whose translation MAATAGGGGGGGAKAAVTEQIAQAVRSTSNLLQLMEQSSPAQVLHQLPQVISSLDAYMDRSLQSASQIKTVTQLLSNMENTQLRYMLPSSQKKKDQKSTEP comes from the exons ATGGCTGCGAcggccggcggtggcggtggtggaggggcTAAGGCGGCAGTGACCGAGCAGATAGCACAAGCAGTGCGGTCCACCTCCAACCTCCTCCAGCTGATGGAGCAGTCCTCCCCCGCTCAG GTGCTGCACCAGCTACCTCAAGTAATATCATCCTTGGATGCTTATATGGACAGGAGTTTGCAAAG TGCCTCTCAAATTAAGACTGTTACACAGCTCTTGTCAAACATGGAGAACACTCAGCTGAGGTACATGTTGCCTTCCTCTCAAAAGAAGAAAGATCAAAAGAGTACTGAACCTTAA